The nucleotide sequence TCGTCGTAGGTCAGGTCGTGAGCGGGCCGATGCCCGTCGAGAAAGCGCACGAGGCCCCAGGATACCCGCGTGGGACAATGACGGCATGACCGACCGGGACCGTGACGAAGCCGGACGAGCCCGCAACGCGCGCCCGCGGGACGGCCTCGGCAGGCCGCTCCCGTATGGCGCCGATGGTGTCGAGCGCCAGCCCGAGGGCATCGAACGGAGCCCCGAGGACACCGTTTCCGAAGCGCAGCGCCTGCTCGACGCGGGCCGCCCGTTTCATGCGCACGAGGTGTTCGAGGACGCGTGGAAATCCACCGACGGGCCGGAGCGGGAGCTGTGGCGCGGTCTCGCGCAGCTCGCGGTGGGCCTGACCCACGTGGCCAGGGGGAACGGGAACGGAGCGGCCTCGCTGCTGGAGCGCGGCGCCGAGAACATCGAACCCTTCCGCGAGGCCCGCCCGCACGGGATCGACATCCCGGGCTTGCAGGCTTGGGCACGGACCATGGCCGAAGAGGCGAAGGCGCGCGTGCGGGTGGAGCCGGTCGCGCCGCGCTTACTCGGCCAGTAACACCGAACCCGAGCGGTACAGCTCGATCAGTAGCGGCCGCAGCGAGAGCCCCGCCTCGGTGAGCCGATAGCTGGTCCGGCTTGGGAAGCCCGGCAGCTCCTCGCGGACGGCGAGGTGGCGCGCGGTCAGGTCGCCGAGGCGTTCTGTCAGCACCTTCGCGGACAGGGCGGGTAATGCCGCGCGTAGGTCGCTGAAGGAGCGGGGGCCGCCCATCAGCTCCCGCAGGACCAGCGTCGTCCAACGGCCCGAGATCGCGGCGAGCGCGACCTCGACCGGACAGTCCGGCTCCGGACGCCGCGTGCGGCCGCGCGCGTCGGGGACGAGTTCGCCGTCGAAGGTTTCCGTTTGGTGACCTGCTTCGCGGTCGGTTTCGCTGTCCGCATGACGCATTACTCCAGTGTGCCGTTGACCGCTGACGCCGCCGAACATCCCTTCGTCTTCCAAGCCGCTTTCAACACCGGATCCGCCGAAATCCTCGACACCGTCTACGAGCCGGACGCCGTGTTCGTCCGCCGGGACGGCGTGCGGGTCAGCGGCGCGGAACGCCGGGCCGCGAACGGCGGGATCCTCGCGCTCGGGCAACCCATCAAGGTCACTCCGCGCCAGGTGCACGTGGCCGGTGACCTGGCGTTACTGATCGTCGACTGGGTCATCGAGGGCCACCTCGCCGCGACGGCCACCGACGTGGCGAGGCGTGGTGAGGACGGGCTCTGGCGCTACGTGATCGACAACCCCTTCGGACTCGGCGCACCTTGAGTACTCGACATACCGAGAGTATGTTACTCCGAGTAGGAATACTGCCCAGTAGGTAACGGTGGGAGGAAGCGCGGATGAGCGAGCCCAAGGAACTGCTGGCCGAACCGCTGAAACTGCGGTGCGGCGCGATCCTGCCGAACCGGCTGGCCAAGGCCGCGCTCAGCGAGCAGCTCGGCGATCGCCGCAACCGGCCGACCGCCGAACTGGCCGAGCTGTACCGGACATGGTCACGTGGCGGTGCCGGGACACTGATCACCGGCAACGTCATGGTCGATCCGGGCGCGCTGGGCGAACCGCGCAACGTCGCGGTGCCCCGGGAGCCGGACGCGACCGAGTTCGAGCCGTGGGCGCGGTCGGCGGACGGGACCGAGAGCCGGTTGTGGGTCCAGCTCAACCATCCCGGCAGGCAGAGCCCGCGTTTCCTGTCCCGGCAGCCGGTCGCGCCGTCGGCGGTGCCGTTCGGCGACCGCGGCATCCGCTCGGTGTTCGCGACGCCGCGGGCGCTGACCGCCGACGAGATCGAAGCGATCATCGACCGGTTCGGCGTGGCCGCGCGAACCGTCGTCGACGCCGGGTTCGCCGGGGTGCAGATCCACGGGGCGCACGGCTATCTCGTCTCTCAGTTCCTGTCGCCGCTGACCAACCGGCGCACCGACGGCTGGGGCGGTGACGCGCTCCGGCGGCGCAGGTTCCTGCTGGAAGTGGTCGCCCGCGTGCGCGCCGAGGTCGGCGACTCGATGCCGATCGCGGTCAAGCTCAACAGCGCGGACTTCCAGCGCGGCGGCTTCAGCGAGGAGGAATCCCTCGAAGTCGTCCGCGAGCTGGGCGAAGCGGGGATCGACCTGCTGGAAGTCTCCGGCGGAACCTACGAGAAGGCCGCCATGATGGGTTCCGCCAAGGCGAGCACGCTCAGCCGCGAGGCCTACTTCCTCGACTACGCCGCGAAGGCGCGGCAGGTCTCCGACGTCGCGCTGATGGTCACCGGCGGCTTCGCCAGTGCGCGAGGCATGGCGGAGGCGCTGCGCTCCGGCGCGCTGGACGTCATCGGTCTCGGCAGGCCGCTGATCGTCGACCCGGCACTGCCCGGGCGCCTGCTGGACGGCGAGGACGTCCGTGCCCAGCGCACGGCACCGAAGACCGGCATCCGGCTGGCCGACAGCCTGCTCGAGATCCAGTGGCACACCCAGCAGATGCACCGGGTGGCCGCCGGGAAACCGGTGGACCGGCGGCTCGGCGCGGTGCGGACGCTAGTACGTGCCGGCGTCGCGGATCCGCTCAACGCTTTCCGGCGGGTCCGGGGCTAAATAGTCGTCCACGTCGTCGCGGCCGCTGAAGGTGCGGTCGAAACCGACGGCGGCCGCCGCGAGACCGATGAACAGCACCCCGATCAGCACGCAGTTGAACGCGACACCGCCGTAGCCGTTGATGCCCGGATCGACGAACGGATACGGGTAGAACCCGATGATCGCGCCGCGCACCAGCGTGACCACGAGCCAGACCAGCGGATACAGCAGCGACCACCACAGGACCCGCCACGACAGCTGCCCGCGCGGCCCGAACAGCAGCCAGCCGGCGACGCACATCAACGGCGACACCTTGTGCAGCATCGTGTCGGCGAAAACGGCCCAGCCGTGCAGTTCGTAGAGATCGGCGAGCGCGACCTGGAAGACGACACCCGTCACGGTGATGCCGACGAGGCCGGTGAGCCGCAGCACGCCGAACAGCGTCGAGCGGCCCGCGACACCGAGCGCGAGCAGCAGGCTGCCGACGCCGACCAGGATGTTCGAGTCGATGGTGAAGAAGGCCAGCAGGTTGGCCACCCGGCCGGCCGGAGTGTGGAAGGTGCCGCCGGTGGTGCCCGCGGAGACCGGGATCTGGGCGGCGAGACCGGCGATCACCACCAGCGCCGTCGCGCCGAACCAGGCACGCGCGATCTTGGAAGCCTGCATTCGCCTACTTTATGGGTGATCGAGTGGGGACGTCCCGTCACCACCGCACGCCTCCACTCGATCGGGGGCGGGACGCCGCCGGGGCTTCCCGGCCATCGGGTCATATCGTGGGAAGCGATGGACGTCGAGCGGAGGCCCGGACGCCGCGGCCGGGTCGCGCGGGGTCCGGCGGAGGACAGTGGACCCGTCGCCGAGTTCGCGCGGCGGCTGTGGGAGCTGAAACGGGCCGCCGGTGACCCTTCCTACGACCGCATGCGCGACGAGTACGGCGCGCTCGCGTCGAAATCCGCGCTTTCGGCGGCCGCCCGCGGAGAGCGGCTGCCCAGCTGGGAGACGGCCTGGGAGTTCGTTCGCGTGCTGGCCGCCGGGGTGCTCGGCGGTGACGAGGACGAGGTCCGCCACGAATGGCGCGGTGCGTGGGAACGCGCGCGGGACGCCTTGACCGCCGGCCCCGGACCTGTCGCCGTGAAGCCGCGCCGGACGGCGTTCCTGCTCGCCGGAGCCGTGGCGGTCGTCCTCGTCGCGGCGCTGGTGTTCGTCTTCGCCGCGCCGTTCGGCGCCGAGCCCGCCGCCCCGGTCGGCGACGCGTCGGAATTCGTCGCCGACGTCACCGTGCCCGACGGCAGCGAGGTCGCGGCCGGATCGACCTTCGTGAAGACCTGGGAGTTCCGCAACGCGGGAACGGTCGGATGGGTCGGCCGCTATCTCGTCCGCGCCGGTTCGTTCGGGAACCCCGGCGAATGCGGCACACCCGAACGCGTGCCCGTCCCGCAGACCGCGCCCGGTGAACGGGTGCGCGTCTCCGTCGAGGTGCGTGCGCCCGACGCGCCCGGGCATTGCCAGGTGTATTGGAAGATGGCCGACGAACAAGGACACATCCTGCTGCCGAACGCCCGCGCGGTGTTCTTCTCGGTCCGCGTCCTTTGACCATCCGGGCCGATGGCCAAAGCGCTGACCTGCGTGGACATCGACCTGCCGACCATGGCCATTTCCCGGCCGTGAATGGCTTCCGGAGTGGCTTCGGCGGCTTTTAACGTCATCGGCGTCCGGGAATTCCGGATGGGGATTTTCTGAAACACTCTCACATTAATTGCGGAAAGGGAATCCATGCGTCCGTACGTCAAGGTCGCCGCATTGGCCGGGGCCGCGCTCACCGTGGCGCTCCTGCCGGCCACCGCCGCGCAAGCGGCTCCGGCGCCCGTTTCGGGCAGTGATCCGATCATTACCTGCGAATCCGGCTACCACGGCTGGATGCGCCGGGCCGGGAAGGACGCGATCTGCCTCAAGCCGGGCACGCGCACCTGGGACGTCAAGGTGTTCGAATGCGCCGGGGATCTCACCGTGCATTTCAAGAACGGCCAGAAGGCCTATTGCGGGGGAAACATGAAGATCGGCCTCGATCTGGCCGTCCAGTCCACTGTCGTCAAGACCGTTGTGGGGAACCGATGAAGAAGAAGCTGTTCGCCGTCGTCCCGGTCGCGCTGGCCGGCACCCTGCTGGTGGCACCGTCCGCTTCGGCGGCGTCGAAGGTCTGCGAGGGCGGGCCGCTGATGGGCGGGAAGACGAAGGTCGTCGAGGTGAGCGCGGGGCAGAGCATCGACATCACCGTGCACAACCACGACTACCGGGGAATGCTCGTCCAGATCATCGAC is from Amycolatopsis lurida and encodes:
- a CDS encoding DUF309 domain-containing protein, producing the protein MTDRDRDEAGRARNARPRDGLGRPLPYGADGVERQPEGIERSPEDTVSEAQRLLDAGRPFHAHEVFEDAWKSTDGPERELWRGLAQLAVGLTHVARGNGNGAASLLERGAENIEPFREARPHGIDIPGLQAWARTMAEEAKARVRVEPVAPRLLGQ
- a CDS encoding winged helix-turn-helix transcriptional regulator, translated to MRHADSETDREAGHQTETFDGELVPDARGRTRRPEPDCPVEVALAAISGRWTTLVLRELMGGPRSFSDLRAALPALSAKVLTERLGDLTARHLAVREELPGFPSRTSYRLTEAGLSLRPLLIELYRSGSVLLAE
- a CDS encoding YybH family protein, yielding MTHYSSVPLTADAAEHPFVFQAAFNTGSAEILDTVYEPDAVFVRRDGVRVSGAERRAANGGILALGQPIKVTPRQVHVAGDLALLIVDWVIEGHLAATATDVARRGEDGLWRYVIDNPFGLGAP
- a CDS encoding NADH:flavin oxidoreductase/NADH oxidase family protein, which translates into the protein MSEPKELLAEPLKLRCGAILPNRLAKAALSEQLGDRRNRPTAELAELYRTWSRGGAGTLITGNVMVDPGALGEPRNVAVPREPDATEFEPWARSADGTESRLWVQLNHPGRQSPRFLSRQPVAPSAVPFGDRGIRSVFATPRALTADEIEAIIDRFGVAARTVVDAGFAGVQIHGAHGYLVSQFLSPLTNRRTDGWGGDALRRRRFLLEVVARVRAEVGDSMPIAVKLNSADFQRGGFSEEESLEVVRELGEAGIDLLEVSGGTYEKAAMMGSAKASTLSREAYFLDYAAKARQVSDVALMVTGGFASARGMAEALRSGALDVIGLGRPLIVDPALPGRLLDGEDVRAQRTAPKTGIRLADSLLEIQWHTQQMHRVAAGKPVDRRLGAVRTLVRAGVADPLNAFRRVRG
- a CDS encoding Pr6Pr family membrane protein, translated to MQASKIARAWFGATALVVIAGLAAQIPVSAGTTGGTFHTPAGRVANLLAFFTIDSNILVGVGSLLLALGVAGRSTLFGVLRLTGLVGITVTGVVFQVALADLYELHGWAVFADTMLHKVSPLMCVAGWLLFGPRGQLSWRVLWWSLLYPLVWLVVTLVRGAIIGFYPYPFVDPGINGYGGVAFNCVLIGVLFIGLAAAAVGFDRTFSGRDDVDDYLAPDPPESVERIRDAGTY
- a CDS encoding NBR1-Ig-like domain-containing protein — encoded protein: MDVERRPGRRGRVARGPAEDSGPVAEFARRLWELKRAAGDPSYDRMRDEYGALASKSALSAAARGERLPSWETAWEFVRVLAAGVLGGDEDEVRHEWRGAWERARDALTAGPGPVAVKPRRTAFLLAGAVAVVLVAALVFVFAAPFGAEPAAPVGDASEFVADVTVPDGSEVAAGSTFVKTWEFRNAGTVGWVGRYLVRAGSFGNPGECGTPERVPVPQTAPGERVRVSVEVRAPDAPGHCQVYWKMADEQGHILLPNARAVFFSVRVL